From the genome of Pseudomonas helvetica:
GAATCCCGAGCTTGTACACGCACGCCACTTTAAGCGTGTTGTCGCAGTTGGGGATGACATAGTTGGAGGCGACCAAGGCTGCCGCGGCATAAGCCACCAACAAGAGAATGATGAAAGGCACAATGAACGGCACCAATCCATATTGCTCATGGTAGATACGTGCAAACAAACGCTCGCACAGTTCCGGGTTCTTGTCGGAGCAGGTTCGCCAATCATCGACGGAACCGGTCTGACCCAGCTTTCCTTCGTCCTGGAGTGAATGGATGAGGCTGGTCGACCAGAAGCGTTGCAGATAGGCCGCTAGGGCGCCGCCTTTCAAACTGTTCTGGAATTCGCTGTAGCGGGTAAACCAGCCCATGCTCAGGAACATGATGAGTGGGGCACCACAGATCACCGTGGCGAAGGCAGTGAGGATCACCACCAACTGGAGGATTGCGCCATCCAGTCCGACCACGTCCACCATGAACAATCGACCGACACCGTTGATGAGCAACAGAATCAGTGCAAGGAGCAGGGCCCGTTGCCGTGGTCTCAGGTGCGATTCCTTGAACAGATAGGTCCTGCGCCTACCGCCATAAGGCTCTTCCATGGGCTTGTTCACCGGACTGCTCCTGACGACCTGAGGTGTTTCTACGGATAACGCTAGCAATGGAAACGGGTTCGTCCAGAATGTCATCACCGCGTGTTAGGTTGTTTTTGAATAACGCCACTCTCGGACTGGAAACAGCGGCTCAAATCATCGAGGGTATGCGCTGGATTTGCGACAGGCCCGGACAGTGAGGTCAATGAATCGGCCCGCCACCGTGACGCTTCCGTTTTCCCAGCGTCTATGACTTTTATAGCCAGTATTGGCTCTCGGCATCTTGGAAGAGGGAGATATTTATGATCGTTAAACCGCGCGTTCGTGGTTTTGTTTGTGTGACTACCCACCCCACTGGCTGCAAAGCCAACGTCAAGAATCAGATCGACTACGTCCGTGCGCAAGGACAGATCACCGATGGGCCAAAGAATGTCCTGGTGCTCGGCGCATCGACCGGTTACGGACTTGCTGCGCGCATCACCGCGGCCTTTGGTTGCGGCGCCAAGACGCTGGGTGTGTTCTTCGAACGTGAAAGCGTCGAGGGCAAGCTCGGCACAGCCGGCTGGTACAACACTGCGGCCTTCCACACGTTCGCCGAAGCGGAAGGTCTCTACGCCAAGAGCATCAACGGTGATGCGTTCTCCGATGAAGTCAAGCGCCTGACCATCGAGACCATCAAGCGCGACCTGGGCAAGATCGACCTGGTGGTCTACAGCCTCGCCGCACCGCGTCGTACCGATCCGAAAACCGGTGAAGTCTACAGCTCGACGCTCAAGCCGGTCGGCAAGTCGGTTACCCAGCGCGGCCTGAACACCGACAAGGAAGAGGTCAACGTGACCACCTTGGCCGAAGCGACCCAGGAAGAAATCGACGGTACCGTCAAGGTCATGGGTGGCGAAGACTGGCAGATGTGGATCGACGCCCTGCACGAAGCCGGCGTTCTGGCCGAGGGGGCGAAAACCACGGCATTCACGTACCTGGGCGAAAAGCTGACCCATGACATTTACTGGAATGGCTCCATCGGCGCGGCGAAGAAAGACCTGGACCAGAAAGTCCTGAGCATTCGCGAGCGACTGGCGGACCTGGGCGGCGATGCACGGGTTTCGGTATTGAAAGCGGTAGTGACCCAGGCCAGCTCGGCGATCCCGATCATGCCGCTGTACCTGTCCTTGCTGTTCAAGGTCATGAAAGAGCAGGGCACACACGAAGGCTGCATCGAGCAGGTCTACGCGCTCTACAAGGACAGCTTGTTCGGCCATCCTCCGGTCATGGACGAAGAAGGGCGTCTGCGCGCGGATTACAAGGAGCTGGCGCCTGAAGTCCAGGAGCGCGTCAAGCTACTCTGGGATCAGGTCAGCAATGAAAACCTTTACGAACTCACCGACTTTGCCGGTTACAAGGCAGAGTTCCTGCGCCTGTTCGGCTTCGGGATCGAAGGGGTGGACTACGAGGCTGACGTCGATCCGGACGTCAAGATCGCCAACCTGGTCCAGGCTTAAGTCTCAAGGGTAAACAGCTGCCTCGACGTCGTGAACGCGAGGCAGCTGCTGTTTGCCGATCATCGAGCCGTTGCTGGATCGGGTGGTGCATCCTTTCCAGCCTCGGCTTGATGCTCGATCGGCCGAAGCTTGAATCGGCAGACATTACCGCCCCGTACCATGCACTCCGTATGGTCGACTTCGGCTCCCCCCAACGTCCCGATCAACGCCAGATCCAGCTCACACACCACCGGATAGGCCGCGGCCAAGCGGTGGAAGACGCAGTTGTGCGCGACGATTTCCTTGTCGTCGGATGAGCGAAAGAACACCTGCGCTTCGTATCCCGCCTGGTTCATGTGTTGCACGATTTTTGTTTCGTCAACCACCTGACGTTCACGGTCCAAGGCCATTTTGCGGCCCATACGGCGCATCAGCGAAGCCAGTTCGACGGGGCCGATGATGTCGGCCACTTCTTCAATCAGCACACTGGCCAGTAACTGATAGTGGCGAGGGAACTGCTCCCGCGCATGGTCGGTGAGCTGATACAGCTGCTCCGGTCGCCGGCCTGTCGGACGGGTTTCGCCGCGCAGCACCAGTCCGTCACGCTCCAGAGCCGCCAGATGCTGGCGAATCGCGGTGCGTGTGACAGCCAGTTGCTCA
Proteins encoded in this window:
- the fabV gene encoding enoyl-ACP reductase FabV; amino-acid sequence: MIVKPRVRGFVCVTTHPTGCKANVKNQIDYVRAQGQITDGPKNVLVLGASTGYGLAARITAAFGCGAKTLGVFFERESVEGKLGTAGWYNTAAFHTFAEAEGLYAKSINGDAFSDEVKRLTIETIKRDLGKIDLVVYSLAAPRRTDPKTGEVYSSTLKPVGKSVTQRGLNTDKEEVNVTTLAEATQEEIDGTVKVMGGEDWQMWIDALHEAGVLAEGAKTTAFTYLGEKLTHDIYWNGSIGAAKKDLDQKVLSIRERLADLGGDARVSVLKAVVTQASSAIPIMPLYLSLLFKVMKEQGTHEGCIEQVYALYKDSLFGHPPVMDEEGRLRADYKELAPEVQERVKLLWDQVSNENLYELTDFAGYKAEFLRLFGFGIEGVDYEADVDPDVKIANLVQA
- a CDS encoding HTH domain-containing protein, whose amino-acid sequence is MLEGLGRTQQDLLNALLHHAGGMSIDELAEQLAVTRTAIRQHLAALERDGLVLRGETRPTGRRPEQLYQLTDHAREQFPRHYQLLASVLIEEVADIIGPVELASLMRRMGRKMALDRERQVVDETKIVQHMNQAGYEAQVFFRSSDDKEIVAHNCVFHRLAAAYPVVCELDLALIGTLGGAEVDHTECMVRGGNVCRFKLRPIEHQAEAGKDAPPDPATAR